In one Lolium rigidum isolate FL_2022 chromosome 3, APGP_CSIRO_Lrig_0.1, whole genome shotgun sequence genomic region, the following are encoded:
- the LOC124697286 gene encoding uncharacterized protein LOC124697286, protein MARRRSPRLHPQIHASEDGVRMTRRISRRRGKSPAEAASLPDGDDILREILLRLPPLPSSLPRASAVCKRWRGLVTDPRFLRQLYAHHRKPPLLGVFSRRNHLGNEFVFNPILDPPDRIPPRRFNLGRCSSHNLLDCRHGLVLVESRWRTEVVVWDPISSEQRRLAIPLVFKMHFFNGAVLCAAGEQGHVHGGCHSSPFKVVLMSAYKLYSQPFVCVYSSETGIWGNPILTEASCENRRRRPVLVGNSLYWVCSRDSIFEFDLGEHSLTVIAGPPVADDIFFQDYQVIQDQHGALGYAILSYPHFELWQRKANGHGGATWVLETHTILELPHAEGAMVVLLAYDCDSDVILLSMSGNTYMVQLKSMQSRKLYETIDITCHLPFKSFYTPGTAIARGFNGAEMLQIG, encoded by the exons ATGGCGCGCCGCCGTAGCCCGCGCCTCCATCCCCAGATCCACGCGAGCGAGGATGGCGTCAGAATGACCCGCCGCATCAGTCGCCGCCGGGGCAAATCGCCGGCGGAGGCTGCCTCCCTGCCGGACGGCGACGACATACTCcgggagatcctcctccgcctcccgccgctgccctCCTCCCTCCCGCGCGCCTCTGCCGTCTGCAAGCGCTGGCGAGGCCTCGTCACCGACCCCCGGTTCCTCCGCCAGCTCTATGCACACCACCGGAAGCCGCCCCTCCTCGGCGTCTTCTCGAGGAGGAACCACCTGGGGAACGAGTTCGTGTTCAATCCCATCCTGGATCCTCCCGACCGCATACCTCCTCGGCGCTTCAACCTTGGACGCTGCAGCAGCCACAATTTGCTCGATTGCCGCCATGGCCTCGTCCTCGTCGAGAGCAGGTGGCGGACAGAGGTCGTCGTGTGGGACCCCATCAGCAGCGAGCAGCGCCGCCTGGCCATTCCTCTGGTGTTCAAGATGCACTTCTTCAACGGGGCAGTGCTTTGCGCTGCCGGCGAACAGGGCCACGTTCATGGCGGCTGCCACTCGAGCCCATTCAAGGTGGTGTTGATGTCCGCCTACAAACTATATAGTCAACCCTTTGTCTGTGTTTACTCCTCGGAGACTGGCATATGGGGCAATCCCATCTTAACAGAGGCTTCTTGTGAGAATCGTAGACGACGTCCGGTCCTCGTTGGCAATAGCCTTTACTGGGTGTGCAGCCGCGATAGCATATTTGAGTTTGATTTGGGTGAGCACAGCCTAACTGTGATCGCAGGACCTCCCGTTGCAGATGATATCTTCTTTCAAGACTATCAGGTCATTCAGGATCAGCATGGTGCTCTTGGCTACGCCATATTGTCATATCCTCACTTCGAATTGTGGCAAAGGAAAGCCAATGGTCATGGTGGTGCCACATGGGTGCTTGAAACGCATACCATTCTTGAACTGCCTCATGCTGAAGGAGCGATGGTGGTTCTGCTGGCTTATGATTGCGATTCTGATGTCATACTTTTAAGTATGAGCGGCAATACCTACATGGTTCAACTCAAGTCTATGCAATCCAGGAAACTTTATGAAACCATTGACATCACTTGCCATCTTCCTTTCAAAAGCTTCTATACACCAG GCACAGCCATTGCTCGTGGATTTAATGGAGCTGAAATGCTACAGATAGGATGA